One Deltaproteobacteria bacterium genomic window, ACGAAACCGAGGAACTGGCGCATATCTTCTCACTGCTGGTCCTGGGAATGTTCGTGGGCATTCCCTCACCGCCGATTCACATTACCATGGAGTTGCTTCCCGATATGGAAGACGCATTCGGCCGTATGATCGAAAAGGTCTCCACAGCCCATGACCCTCTCGGAGACCTCTTTTCGGTACTGGAGATCGACTAGCCATGCAGCCTGAACTTCATTTTTTTATCGGCAAGGGCGGTGTCGGCAAATCCACGGTTTCCGCGACCACGGCTATGCATCTTTCATCACTGTCACAAAAGGTCCTGCTGGTGTCCATGGACCCGGCCCACAACCAGCGTGATCTTTTTGAAGGCGCCTTTTCGGAAACTCCCCGGCCGGTCAACACCTTTCTCAGGGTCAAGGAGGTGGACACGGATTTTTGGATCCAAAACTACCTGAAGGAAACCAGAAAGGCCCTCAAGACCACCTACAGTTACGAGAGTGCCTTCAACCTGGACGCATGTTTCAACGTGCTGCAGTTTTCGCCCGGATTGGAAGAATATGCGCTCCTGTTGGCCTTCGAATCCATCATAGCATCCTCACAGGGAACCGCCCACATTGTCTTCGACATGGCGCCGACCGCCCTTTCCCTGCGTTTTCTGGCCCTGCCGGCGGTCACCTTGATCTGGCTGGAAGAACTGATGAAGCTGCGCAATAAAATCATCGCCAAAAAGGAAATCATCACCAAAATCAAATTCGGGAAAAAGCAGATTGAAACCGACAAGATCCGATCCCGGTTAGACAGCCTGATAGAAAGACACCAGCGTCTCTGCCACATATTTCAGTCAGTGAAAACACGCATCAATCTGGTAGTGAACGATGACCGCATGTCATTTGCGGAAGCATTGCGGATCAAGGAAAAGCTGCAGGAAATAAACCTGCGTATTCATACGGTCGTGGTCAACAAAATTATGCATGGAAGCATTCCTGAGACCATCGCCGAAACCTTCAATGAGCAGCACATCACCCTTTTTCCGCTGGCAAAAGATTGTCTGATGGGGTATACTGCTATTGTAAATTACGTCATTGCCAACCCTGCATCCTTTCAGGGGAATGCGTGATCAACTCACAAGGGGGATAAATCAATGAAAATAGCCATTTCATCTACAGGCCCCTCTCTGGACGACCTGATCGATGCGCGCTTTGGGAGGTGCGCCTACTTCATTATCATCGATCCTGCCACCATGGAATACGAGGCGTTCCCCAACCAAAACGTGTCTTCCACCAGCGGAGCCGGCATCTCGTCGGCCCAGTTTGTGGTCGACAAAGGCGTCGGACTGGTCCTGACAGGAAATCTGGGCCCCAAGGCAGCCAACGTATTTGACACCAGCGGCATCCGGGTCCTCACCGGCACAGGTGGCACGGTGGGAGACGCCGCCAGGCAATATGCTGAAGGCGAAAACCTTACCCAGCAGGCAACGCCAAGCCGCCCCCCGGCAGCTGCGGGCACTGGAGTCCCTCAACCGGGATCGGGTATGGGGGCTGGCAGAGGCTTGGGCGGTGGCAGCGGTATGGGACGCGGGTGCCGTAAAACCGGCGGCGGCGGACGCGGTATGGGCGGCGGACGCGGTATGGGCGGCGGACGCGGTATGGGCGGCGGACGCGGTATGGGTGGCGGACGCGGTATGGGTGGCGGACGCGGTATGGGTGGCGACGGTACGGGACGTGGCAGATAATAGCCTGCCGTCACATTGCATGACACCCCGTATCGACAGGAAGGTCGTATGAATATCGGCCTGATTCGCTGCGGAAAAAATGAGACGTCGTGCCCGTTGACCGGTTGTCTTATAAAGCCTCCGGGCGACCAAAGAAGGCTTTGCAGAATATGATAGCGCAAGCATCATGGGGGTGTTTACCTGCCGGAAGGGCATAAGGCAGAGTCGGTATAAAGTTCTACCTGAGTTGAGCGTTTCAAATTGTAAGAATAATCAAAATGAAACTATTTTTAATGAATTAAACCTCAATTTAGGTTCTGTTTCATATCTTGCAATTTTGGGGCATAATGAACGATAACCTGGACCGCTTTGTCGAACAGTTGCAGGAAGAAATATACGAGGTAGAAACCAAGCTGTTAAAGGAGGGAACATGCCTCTCTTTCGTACTTCAACGACCTTCGGGCCGGTGCCGTCGCGACGCCTGGGAATGAGCATGGGCATCAACAACATCCCTTCCAAGGTGTGCACCTACGCCTGCATTTACTGCCAGGTGGGACGCACGACGCTGATGACCAAAAACCGCCGCGAGTTCTACCGGCCGGACGTAATTTATCAGGCGGCCCACAAGCAGTTGGACAAAACCTTCGAATCGGGCGTGCGGACAGACTATCTTACCTTCGTGCCCGACGGCGAACCCACGCTGGACATCAACCTGGGCAAAACCATCGACCTGTTGCGGCCGCTGGGTATTCCCATCGCGGTAATTACCAACAGTTCACTCATCTGGCGCATGGATGTGAGGGAGGAGCTTGCCAAGGCCGACTGGGTATCGGTCAAAATCGATGCCGTCGATAGCAGTGTCTGGCGCAAAATCAACAGGCCCCAGGCCTTTCTGCAGTCCTCTCAAATTCAAGACGGATTGGTTGAATTCGCCAGGCATTTCTCAGGCCGTCTGGTGACGGAAACCATGCTGGTCGGAAATCTGAATGAAAATGACGACCAACTGAAAGATATTGCCGCCTTTATTGAAGTGCTCGGGCCCCGCAAGGCCTATTTAAGCGTCCCCATCAGGCCGCCGGTTGAGGGGTGGGTGAAAAAACCGGATGAAAACAGACTGAACAGGGCCTACCAGATTTTTTCCGAAAAGCTGGCCGGCGTGGAGTATCTGATCGGCTACGAGGGTAATGCCTTTGCCTACACCGGCAATGCCCGGAAAGACATATTGAACATCACCGCCGTGCATCCCATGCGCCGGTCGGCCGTGGAAAGGCTGTTGTCGAAAACCGGTGAACCGTGGACGCTGGTCGATCGGCTCATCGCCTCGGGGAATCTCAAGGAATCGATGTATGAAGGCCACACCTATTATTTGCGAACATTTGGGCCGTCCTGAATGACGCATCTCAACCTGACTATTTTAGTGGACAACCACGCCGAGGCGGGTCTGGCAAGCGAACACGGCCTGTCCATGTGGATCGAACCGGAGGGCGACAAGCCTATCCTTTTCGATACCGGCGCCGGGAAGCTGTTCGTCGACAACGCCAAAAAACGCGGCATCGACGTGTATACCGCCGACCGGCTTGTCTTGAGCCATGGGCATTACGATCATACCGGCGGTGTTGGTTCTTTTCTGCGGCACAACCGCCACAGCCGTATCTACTGCCACCCGGGTGCCGTTGTCCCCCGCTACGCCGTCAGAGGCGGTATGGGCAATCCCATCCACATGCCCCACGAATCCATTGCCGCCATCGACAAATTGCCGGAAACCCGGCTGCACTGGGTCCAGGAGCCGCTGATCCTGTCAGACGATATCGGGCTGACCGGTCACATTCCGCGCAAAACAGATTTCGAAACCCCGGGTGGACCCTTTTTTTACGATCCCGCCGGAAGGCGTCCGGATCCCATCGACGATGACATGGCCCTCTGGGTGCACACACCAAGGGGTTTGGTCGTGGTTGTAGGCTGCTGCCATGCCGGTGTGGTGAACACCCTCGATTACATCCGGTACCTGAACGACGGCATGCACGTGCACGCCCTGGTCGGCGGGTTTCACCTCATGGGTGCCGGCTCCTTGCGACTGGAGCGCACCATGGATGCGTTAAAGACTTTTGATATCGATCTCCTCGTTCCCTGCCACTGCACCGGCGACGACACCGTCAAACTGCTCTCAGACACCTTCGGGGACCGGGTCTCCCCCGGCTTCGCCGGCAAGGTGCTCCAGATCTAACCC contains:
- a CDS encoding MBL fold metallo-hydrolase, which codes for MTHLNLTILVDNHAEAGLASEHGLSMWIEPEGDKPILFDTGAGKLFVDNAKKRGIDVYTADRLVLSHGHYDHTGGVGSFLRHNRHSRIYCHPGAVVPRYAVRGGMGNPIHMPHESIAAIDKLPETRLHWVQEPLILSDDIGLTGHIPRKTDFETPGGPFFYDPAGRRPDPIDDDMALWVHTPRGLVVVVGCCHAGVVNTLDYIRYLNDGMHVHALVGGFHLMGAGSLRLERTMDALKTFDIDLLVPCHCTGDDTVKLLSDTFGDRVSPGFAGKVLQI
- a CDS encoding radical SAM protein; this translates as MPLFRTSTTFGPVPSRRLGMSMGINNIPSKVCTYACIYCQVGRTTLMTKNRREFYRPDVIYQAAHKQLDKTFESGVRTDYLTFVPDGEPTLDINLGKTIDLLRPLGIPIAVITNSSLIWRMDVREELAKADWVSVKIDAVDSSVWRKINRPQAFLQSSQIQDGLVEFARHFSGRLVTETMLVGNLNENDDQLKDIAAFIEVLGPRKAYLSVPIRPPVEGWVKKPDENRLNRAYQIFSEKLAGVEYLIGYEGNAFAYTGNARKDILNITAVHPMRRSAVERLLSKTGEPWTLVDRLIASGNLKESMYEGHTYYLRTFGPS
- a CDS encoding NifB/NifX family molybdenum-iron cluster-binding protein gives rise to the protein MKIAISSTGPSLDDLIDARFGRCAYFIIIDPATMEYEAFPNQNVSSTSGAGISSAQFVVDKGVGLVLTGNLGPKAANVFDTSGIRVLTGTGGTVGDAARQYAEGENLTQQATPSRPPAAAGTGVPQPGSGMGAGRGLGGGSGMGRGCRKTGGGGRGMGGGRGMGGGRGMGGGRGMGGGRGMGGGRGMGGDGTGRGR
- a CDS encoding TRC40/GET3/ArsA family transport-energizing ATPase, coding for MQPELHFFIGKGGVGKSTVSATTAMHLSSLSQKVLLVSMDPAHNQRDLFEGAFSETPRPVNTFLRVKEVDTDFWIQNYLKETRKALKTTYSYESAFNLDACFNVLQFSPGLEEYALLLAFESIIASSQGTAHIVFDMAPTALSLRFLALPAVTLIWLEELMKLRNKIIAKKEIITKIKFGKKQIETDKIRSRLDSLIERHQRLCHIFQSVKTRINLVVNDDRMSFAEALRIKEKLQEINLRIHTVVVNKIMHGSIPETIAETFNEQHITLFPLAKDCLMGYTAIVNYVIANPASFQGNA